A single genomic interval of Octopus bimaculoides isolate UCB-OBI-ISO-001 chromosome 10, ASM119413v2, whole genome shotgun sequence harbors:
- the LOC106883681 gene encoding cyclic AMP-dependent transcription factor ATF-6 alpha encodes MATTNLSLSDQFLEDNFFHEDEFAAFQKNTSYPFDDLCRKTLQDIEISINSSPIQCNPLTEEVCWHDLSDSSDSGVHGVTLKPEPLSPHSNSSDGSANDLAIKQEPLSPSSTPGSDSGIESYKPINDQFHYHSDLKSESKDFVLSFVNQANVNVANSVINPGVGSNLTNPSVMPVIQRNLLPTQPVTCLTSIPSPTLTSSNISTIVNSKVKIKPRMSDGQNPLTISKTNGECWPTSVPPQTASNGISVPNYQVCSSTDLQPQNDATTVTSEFIDMNGTNPLHSNLNNSFKALKRQQRMIKNRESASLSRKRKKEYLQNLEATLNEFTKQNDELQKENQKLKTKIFLLESENAKLKKCVPVLSSKKTFLLTIVLMLTMRLGPLSYFSLKDSSTVENLKNEFSMPLGRHLLSFGDKYGGKLLQEALSSKWTDRMSKVGPSSDVLFEHPPFLANNTDSKRQKCSSEFNKTESIRIARDLSDWMLLLEQQKKKNTLKKPAFKKNNHNHETVFQFKKFSNNGHFEAWQKLKSDYQKYELLPFENGPRNKKDYLRNIPRRNDTFYVLSLSMDHFLLPATAHNKTMRPRMSMMMPALALNDSVHRPDGSIGLIQIDCEVVSTQLIHVHDKYEARNQLQPNGSHSVHTNSKPTKHKRKV; translated from the exons ATGGCAACGACAAACTTGAGTCTCTCTGATCAATTTCTGGAGGATAATTTCTTCCATGAAGATGAATTCG CTGCATTTCAAAAGAACACATCTTATCCATTTGATGATCTCTGTAGAAAAACTTTGCAGGACATTGAG attTCCATAAATAGCAGTCCCATCCAGTGTAATCCTTTAACTGAAGAGGTCTGCTGGCATGATCTCAGTGATAGTTCAGACAGTGGGGTTCATG GTGTTACTCTTAAACCGGAGCCTTTGTCACCACACTCTAACAGTTCAGATGGATCTGCTAATGATCTGGCTATCAAACAAGAACCATTGTCCCCTTCTTCAACACCTGGCTCTGATTCTGGCATAGAAAGTTATAAACCC ATAAATGACCAGTTTCATTACCATTCTGATCTAAAGTCGGAATCAAAAGATTTTGTCCTCTCTTTTGTAAATCAGGCTAATGTCAATGTTGCAAATTCTGTAATCAACCCTGGCGTTGGCTCAAATCTGACTAACCCTTCAGTCATGCCAGTCATACAGAGAAATCTTCTTCCCACTCAGCCGGTCACCTGTCTCACCTCAATTCCTTCACCAACACTAACATCATCTAACATTAGCACCATTGTAAACTCTAAAGTGAAGATTAAACCAAGAATGTCCGATGGCCAGAATCCTTTGACTATTTCCAAGACCA ATGGTGAATGCTGGCCCACCTCGGTACCACCGCAGACTGCATCCAATGGAATCTCAGTACCAAACTACCAAGTTTGTTCTTCAACAGATCTTCAGCCACAGAATGATGCAACTACAGTTACATCTGAATTTATTGACATGAATGGCACCAACCCTTTGCATTCCAACCTAAATAACAGT TTCAAAGCATTAAAACGACAACAGAGAATGATCAAAAACAGAGAATCAGCCAGTTTATCACGGAAACGGAAGAAAGAG tATCTCCAAAACTTGGAAGCAACTTTAAATGAATTCACCAAACAGAATGATGAActtcaaaaagaaaatcaaaaactgAAAACCAAAATTTTCCTACTTGAATCTGAG AATGCCAAACTGAAGAAATGTGTTCCTGTGTTAAGTAGCAAAAAGACATTCCTTTTGACTATAGTTCTCATGTTAACAATGAGATTGGGACCACTCAG TTACTTTTCTCTCAAAGACTCAAGTACtgtagaaaatttaaaaaatgaattcagCATGCCACTTGGTCGGCATCTATTGTCATTTGGTGATAAATATGGTGGCAAGTTACTACAAGAAGCTTTGTCTTCAAAGTGGACAGATAGAATGAGCAAAGTAGGACCCAGTAGTGATGTTCTCTTTGAACACCCACCATTCCTTGCAAATAATACAGACTCTAAAAGACAGAAATGTTCAAGTGAGTTCAACAAAACAGAATCAATCAG AATTGCTCGAGATCTCTCAGACTGGATGCTGTTACTTGaacagcagaagaaaaaaaatactttaaagaaACCTGCTTTCAAAAAGAACAACCACAACCATGAAACAGTGTTTCAGTTCAAGAAATTCTCAAACAATGGTCACTTTGAGGCCTGGCAAAAGCTCAA ATCTGACTACCAAAAATATGAACTGCTTCCTTTTGAAAATGGTCCCAGAAATAAGAAGGATTACCTTAGAAATATTCCTCGAAGAAATGATACATTCTATGTGTTATCTTTAAGTATG GATCACTTTCTACTCCCTGCAACTGCGCACAATAAAACTATGCGACCTCGGATGTCCATGATGATGCCAGCATTAGCCCTCAATG aTTCTGTGCACCGTCCGGACGGAAGTATTGGACTGATTCAAATTGACTGTGAAGTTGTCAGCACCCAACTTATACACGTTCACGATAAGTACGAGGCAAGAAACCAATTACAACCAAATGGCTCTCATTCTGTTCACACCAACAGCAAACCAACAAAACACAAGAGAAAAGTATAA